The sequence TTGGTCCGATGCCTCAGAAGGGACGTCTCTGTTTCTGCTCCGGGATTCAGAGACTGTGGAAGAAAAGTGAATCTGAGCAAAACCTCCTTTCTGAAAAATTCACTTTTTTGAGaatccaaaaaacaaacatccccaatataaaatacaaaaagaagaaaaagaatacaCCACGTACGTTTATACCTGAACTAAAGAACCTTAGATTGTACGTTTATACCTGAACTAAAGAACTTTAGATTGTACGTTTATACCTGAACTAAAGAACTTTAGATTGTACGTTTATACCTGAACTAAAGAACTTTAGATTGTACGTTTATACCTGAACTAAAGAACCTTAGATTGTACGTTTATACCTGAACTAAAGAACTTTAGATTGTACGTTTATACCTGAACTAAAGAACCTTAGATTGTACGTTTATACCTGAACTAAAGAACTTTAGATTGTACGTTTATACCTGAACTAAAGAACCTTAGATTGTACGTTTATACCTGAACTAAAGAACCTTAGATTGTACGTTTATACCTGAACTAAAGAACTTTAGATTGTACGTTTATACCTGAACTAAAGAACTTTAGATTGTACGTTTATACCTGAACTAAAGAACCTTAGATTGTACGTTTATACCTGAACTAAAGAACCTTAGATTGTACGTTTATACCTGAACTAAAGAACCTTAGATTGTACGTTTATACCTGAACTAAAGAACCTTAGATTGTACGTTTATACCTGAACTAAAGAACTTTAGATTGTACGTTTATACCTGAACTAAAGAACCTTAGATTGTACGTTTATACCTGAACTAAAGAACCTTAGATTGTACGTTTATACCTGAACTAAAGAACCTTAGATTGTACGTTTATACCTGAACTAAAGAACCTTAGATTGTTGACCACTTCCATTCATGTggcatctctccctccctccccccccctctctctctcctcccccccccctctctctctctctccctccccccctctctctctcctcccccccccctctctctctccagtgtcTTCCCCCGAGAGCTGAAAGAGGTGTTCGCCTCCTGGCGACAGGAATGCAGCAACCGAGGTCGCCCGGACATCAGCGAGCGTCTGATCAGCGCCTCGTTGTTCCTGCGCTTCCTGTGTCCGGCCGTCATGTCGCCCTCGCTTTTCAACTTGATGCAGGAGTACCCGGACGACCGCACGGCGCGCACGCTCACGCTCATCGCCAAGGTTACGCAGAACCTGGCCAACTTCAccaagtgagtgtgtgtgtgtgtgtgtgtttggatggaGGACCCATGAAACCATGAAACCATGAAACCATGAAACCGTGAAACGCTTTTGAGCAGAACAATAACTCCCTTTGTCCCGGTTCCTGCCTTCAGATTCGGGAACAAGGAAGAGTACATGTCCTTCATGAACCAGTTCCTGGAGCACGAGTGGACCAACATGCAGCGCTTCCTGCTGGAGATCTCCAACCCGGAGACCATCTCCAACACGGCGGGCTTCGAGGGCTACATCGACCTCGGCAGGGAACTCTCCACCCTGCACTCGCTCCTTTCTGAGGTGGTGTCCCAGATGGACCAGGTACTGAAATATCCAGGGTTTGCAGTAttccacattattattattattatttatatatacagtatatatatattctgcagATGTCATAAATTATAGGATTCGACTTTTCAGAAGGTCCAAAGGTCTTTATCACAAGACTACATTAGGATGTTCATCGTACATCAGTCCATAATTCATAATTGCATTACATAAACAGAACAATGGGGCTGGGTGAGGCATATCAATGGTTTACATTAGCTCTGGTAGCAGATGGGAAGCTGGTAATAATGAGGACGGGAAGATTCAAGGTTCTTTTGGGGGTGCAGAGCATCTGAAACCTTATCTTTCAATAATTCAGGAATCCAGTGAGTCCATCAGACTGGCCGGCCTCATGCATAATTCAGCATGTTGTCTGAATAAGAGATTTGATTGCATGGCATCGGGAAAAATAACtaggtcttaaaaaaaaaatatcaaattcagcaacaacaaaaaagaaaaaaacggcACGGAAATGAAACTCGGATTAACTCCCCGACCGAAGCGGTGCAGAGTAATATTTGATTTGGCTTAAAACATAATTACGTCTCTTTCTTCAGAGTGCCGCCTCCAAGCTGGGTCCTCTGCCCAGGATCCTGCGGGAGGTGAACACGGCGCTGTCTAACCCGTCCTGCGTCACGGTGACGCCCGGCCCGTCCTCGGAGAACATGGGCTGCAGCTCGCCCCCCCCCGAGGCCAGCTGCAGCATCTCCAGCGGCCTGCAGAAGATGGTCATCGACAACGACCTGTCGGGGTGAGATTAGTGAGGATGTATGCGTTACAGATACATTAAGACCCTTTAATAAACATCTGGGACCACGTAGATACTGTTCTGGGGTCTCAGACCCTTTAATAAACCTCTGAGACCAGGTAGATACTGTTCTGGGCTCTCGGACCCTTTAATAAACATCTGGGACCACGTAGATACTGTTCTGGGGTCTCAGACCCTTTAATAAACCTCTGGGACCACGTAGATACTGTTCTGGGGTCTCAGACCCTTTAATAAACCTCTGAGACCAGGTAGATACTGTTCTGGGCTCTCGGACCCTTTAATAAACATCTGGGACCACGTAGATGCTGTTCTGGGACCACGTAGATACTGTTCTGGGACCACGTAGATACTGTTCTGGGCTCTCGGCCCCTTTAATAAACCTCTGGGACCACGTAGATACTGTTCTGGGACCACGTAGATACTGTTCTGGGCTCTCGGACCCTTTAATAAACCTCTGGGACCACGTAGATACTGTTCTGGGACCACGTAGATACTGTTCTGGGCTCTCGGCCCCTTTAATAAACCTCTGGGACCAGGTAGATACTGTTCTGGGACCACGTAGATACTGTTCTGGGCTCTCGGACCCTTTAATAAACCTCTGAGACCACGTAGATACTGTTCTGGGCTCTCGGACCCTTTAATAAACCTCTGGGACCACGTAGATACTGTTCTGGGGTCTCAGACCCTTTAATAAACCTCTGGGACCACGTAGATACTGTTCTGGGCTCTCGGACCCTTTAATAAACCTCTGAGACCACGTAGATACTGTTCTGGGCTCTCGGACCCTTTAATAAACCTCTGGGACCACGTAGATACTGTTCTGGGGTCACAGACCCTTTAATAAACCTCTGAGACCAGGTAGATACTGTTCTGGGACCACGTAGATACTGTTCTGGGCTCTCGGACCCTTTAATAAACCTCTGAGACCACGTAGATACTGTTCTGGGGTCTCGGACCCTTTAATAAACCTCTGAGACCACGTAGATACTGTTCTGGGCTCTCAGACCCTTTAATAAACCTCTGGGACCACGTAGATACTGTTCTGGGGTCTCAGACCCTTTAATAAACCTCTGGGACCACGTAGATACTGTTATGGGGTCTCAGACCCTTTAATAAACCTCTGGGACCACGTAGATACTGTTCTGGGGTCTCAGACCCTTTAATAAACCTCTGGGACCACGTAGATACTGTTCTGGGACCACGTAGATACTGTTCTGGGGTCTCAAAGACTGAGTTATCTATTATTATCTAAGACCAGTTAATGCGTGGCATACTGAGGCCCCTGCTTGTATACATCGGCCAGAGGAAACCCCGTTTACGCTCCTGTACCGCCCTCATCTCCCGTCCTCTCACCCCCCGGCAGCACGACGGCACGGTGACGCTTACAAAGATTAAGGCGAAGGCACCCGAGGGTGCAGGGAAATATTGAACGGCAGGAAACGCAACACCCGGAGCGGATGAGATCATACGGgaaggagcaggaagagagtCAGCTGGTATCGTCATGGTGATCAGGGGCCCAGGATCAATAGCTGTTAGGGGGGGTCGAgcagaataaaagaagaagttATGACGGAAAAGGAACCAAGGGagaaggacacagagagagggaggagacgagaaggAGGCAGATTATTGGACCATAAATCACGTCTGTCAAGGTAATGAAGCAgtgaagggaaggaaggaagggaaggagacgaggggacGAAGCAAACGAGTGCAGAAGCCTCTCGAAAAGCATCCAGATGACTCTGATCCACTTCTGTTACTATCGCTTCGCTAAGCGCTACATGCTAACGTAAGGTCATCGCCGTACGGTTAGCATGCTCACGGCGGCTAACGCTCTGCTAACAGCTCATTGTGCTGTTTAAGGtctcgggactacagatgaaaaatagcctcttggctaactctggcacatttacggaaatgtttttattaatgtccCTTATTACATAAaccagaagagaaaaaaaaggttgatgtTCTCAACCTTTTGTAACTCGAGCCGCTTCTGATTgtaaaaagataataaataaatccacaaCTAGCTGTGAATACTCCAAATCAACCTCCTGCCTGCCCGTTACTGATATTATGGATTTAAATTCAATGAGGTCCGGGTTATATTTTAGCAGCCCGTTGTCTGCCACATCAGAACcgatccacttcctgtctctgcatAGTGATGATGTGTCTGTGGAAGCTTTGTaaataaccccccaaaaaaaatgtttttttatttaatctgacCATTCAATGGCGTGATTtggtaattaattaattacatttctttcatcCAATGATTATCTTGCGTCCTGTGTTGTTTCACATCAGTTTAATTTCCATCCAGAGAAAAGTACAGAATGATTTCTAACGTTTGCTTTATGTTTCAGGTTAGTCGACTTCACCAGGTTACCCTCCCCGACCCCGGAGAATAAGGACCTGTTCTTTGTGACCCGGAGCTCAGGGATCCATCCTTCCCCGGCACGCAGTTCAAGTTACTCTGAGACCAATGAACCGGACCTGGGCATGGCCAACGGCAGCAAGAGCCTGTCCATGGTGGACCTCCAGGACCCCCGCGGTCTGGAAGGCGGTCCGGGTCCGAGCTCCTCGGACGCCCTGGGCGAAGGCCCGATCTCTGGGGGCGGCTGGTCAGCCAGAGTCCCGCAGGGCAACGTGCCCGGAGGTCCGACTCTGAGGAGGCCGGCACAGCCCCCCGCCGCCCTGGGCACAGAAACCCCGCCGGGCCGACCCCCCCAACTCCTCGCCCCCCTGTCCTTCCAAAACCCCGTCTACCAGATGGCGGCCTGCATGCCCGTGTCCCCTCGCGGGATGACCGACTCGGGCTCAGAGTGCCACAGTTCCGTGAGTTCCCATAGCAACAACGAGGACGGGCCGGCGGGAGGGAAGCACGCCTTCTTGAAccacggcggcggcggcggaggaggcggGAGCAGCGGGGACGAGTACACCCGGCGTTCGGGGGAGTTCAACCGCCGCCAGCTGTCACTCACCGAGACGCAGCACCAGCCCGCCGTGCCCCGGCAGAACAGCGCCGGCCCCCAGCGGCGAATAGACCAACCTCCGCCTCAGAGCGTCACCCGGGGCCGCACGCCCCCGACCCTCCTCAACAGCGGGCCCTACCCGCGCCCCTCCTCCGGCAACGTGATGACGGCGTCGCCCGACTGGCCCGGCAGCGGCGCCCGGTTACGGCAGCAGTCCTCTTCCTCCAAGGGGGACAGTCCCGAGACCAAGCAGAGGGCCCAGCACAAACAGGTACGGCATGAAGAAGGGCGTTCGGGAACAATAGGGCGAGATTCGACGCAGCCCGCCTATGAACTTATGTAATCACCGGAAATTACTGTGGAAGTTTCTATTCCGAAAACGGACGTCTGTCTCGTGGCGTCTCGAAAGCGGCTGCGTGGGCGGAGGCCTCGAGAGCTTCAGTCACTGCGCGTGTAATAACAGCACTTTGCATACACCACTGTTCCACTGGTCAGGTTTAATGGGCGGAGGAGGCTCAATTAGCATCTTATTAACTAGCGATATGTGTGCTCACGCGTGCTTACGGACCTCGGGGGCGCAGACGCTTTGCTcggttagcgtgtgtgtgtgtgtgtgtgtgtgtgtgcgtgtgtgtgtgtgtctcgtcaCAGTGGGAGGTTTCCATCTCTCCGGAGCCTTCGCTGGTAAGTATGCTCAATATTGGCAGGTGAATGGTTGCCCTTGGTAACTGGCTTAAGGTATCTGCATATTAACCACAATGCTTTGCTCTCCTCTCTTTGGATTATTACAGGATTGCTTTTAGATCGACTGGCTTACCGACGGAGCCTAAACTTAATTTGATTTGCCCGTCAGGGGAACTCGGCACACGCGCGCCTCCACCTCCTTAAAGCCACGACTGGAGGGATTcctattgctattattattggatggattgccgtgAAACATACACAGACATGGTCCCCACAAGATGAATCCAAGCCGTGTGGCACCTTCCCTATGTCCACATTTACGACATGCGTTGGTTAGCATTGGTTAGCACTGGTTAGCATtcgtggttcccagaggatgaaccctgcGGGCGCCGCGAGGCTGATGTGTGTgcttggtgtttgtgtttgtgtgtcgagCCCCGATTATCAGGTCAATTAGTAATTTCTCCAATATTTggatttatgaccaaatacctgaaaAAAACCCCGTAATTAGCTAAAGTTAGCATGCTACTTGCTAAACTGGTGAACATGGAAACATTATACCTGAACTCTTTCCATTCTGCACAGTGGCTTTAAGTTGCTAGTACGACTCTGCAGGTCGACACGTGTTTAAATGGGTGCTCTgaggcgtgtgtgcgtgtgtgtgtgtgcgtgtgtgtgtgtgtgtgtgtgtgtgtgtgagcttgcaGACACAAGGGGGCGTGTCTCCATTCCACCTGCTGCTTTCAGTCCAGATGATTTGGTGCATTTCAAGCttatttctgttgtttctgTGCTGTTATtgcaaccccctcccccctccccctccccctgtcacTTGCACTCggctcatgtatgtgtgtgtgtgtgtgtgtgtgtgtgtgtgtgttgtgttcactAGGCCCCCTCCCCAGTGAACCCCAGTGCGCTGGACCGCACAGCAGCCTGGCTATTGAATATGAATGTGCAGTATTTAGCCCGTGAGAGGATGGAGCCCGAGTCactgagaaacagagaggaTCTGACTCAGATGGAGAAGGTAACGGCCTCTTCatccgacctctgaccttttacCAACACCTCCTTTCACAATCCACCTCAACCTTCAGCCTGACTCCACCTAAcgctccttccttcctgttcccATCATTACCTCCCTTAGACATATCCAACGTGTCACATTTATCACATTAATTGAGGTGAATCAGATCTATAGTGCACGTGACCCCGTAATgactctctctccttctttaaATCggctttcttttcctttttgttctggGATGTTTATTATTTTGCCATTTTCACAGCCTGCCGTGAACCCAGCCATAGCAACAGccatactaataataataataataagagttgGTAATAcagtcacaataataataaagaataccGGCGCGGTTGTAAGAGGCGTCATCGGAAAACCTTCATTATGTCCCCAAGTAGACGTAATAAAGTATTAAATAGCAGCTCTCCATCAATCATTGCACTAATTATTACATCTGGACGACTcgctgcacttcctgtttgtctcctaCAGACTAACCTTtaaatagagtgtgtgtgtgtgtgtgtgtgtgtgtgtgtgtgtgtgtgtgtgtgtgtgtgtgtgtgtgtgtgtgtgtgtgtgtgtgtgtgtgtgtgtgtgtgtgtgtgtgtgtgtgtgtgtgtgtgtgtgtgcagtatacATCACACGGACATGTTGGAGCTTGTGTGCGCTTGCATCCATttgagatggagacagaaagagtgctttctctccttcctctccttcctctccttcctctccttcctctccttcctctccttcctctccttcctctcgttcctctctcctttctctccttcctctccttcctctccttcctctcctttctctccttcctctcctttctctccttcctctccttcctctccttcctctccttcctctcctttctctcgttcctctcgttcctctcgttcctctcgttcctctccttcctctccttcctctcctttctctcgttcctctcgttcctctcgttcctctcgttcctctccttcctctccttcctctccttcctctcgttcctctcgttcctctccagcagagagagggcgagagagggagagagagaggaagagggaaggagagagagagagagagagagagagagacggcgggagagggagagagagagatagagagagagagagagagagagagagggagagagagagggagagagagggagagagagagagggagaggagagggagagagagagagagagagagagagggagagagagagagagggaggagagagagagagaggccgttACAAATCCAGTAAGGGGGGCTGAAGGGGGAgtgacacggggggggggggggggtcctagtGGGGGAGTGACACGGGGGGGGGTCCTAGTGGGGGGAgtgacacgggggggggggggggggtccgagTGGGGGGAGTGACACGGGGGGGGGTCCTAGTGGGGGGAATGACACGGGGGGGGGTCCTAGTGGGGGGAATGACACGGGGGGGGGTCCTAGTGGGGGGAgtgacacgggggggggggggggggggggggggggggggggggggtcctagtGGGGGGAGTGACACGGGGTAACACATGAAGCCAGCAGCAccctcactgtgatgtcatctggTCTTTCAGGGTGCTCTGAGTGTCACTGATCAACACGCTGAGAGggtctcttgttgttgttgttgttgtttttatttatttaggctGTGATCTCAGGTGTTGAGACGTGATGTGGAACATTTATACTTTAATTTGACTGAAGCTGATCAACCTGAACACTACACACAGTGCTGGACATCGGTACCGTTGATATCGGTAGGGTTCTAAGGGTTAGGGTTCTAAGGGTTAGGGTTCTAAGGGTTAGGGTTCTAAGGGTTAGGGTTCTCAGGGTTAGGGTTCTTAGGTTTAGGGTTCTCAGGGTTAGGGTTCTTAGGTTTAGGGTTCTCAGGGTTAAGTTTAGGGTTCTAAGGGTTAGGGTTCTCAGGGTTAGGGTTCTTAGGTTTAGGGTTCTCAGGGTTAGGGTTCTTAGGTTTAGGGTTCTCAGGGTTAAGTTTAGGGTTCTAAGGGTTAGGGTTCTTAGGTTTAGGGTTCTCAGGGTTAAGTTTAGGGTTCTAAGGGTTAGGGTTcttaggtttagggttagatTGTAAATAAACGTGTACTTTTCTTCAGGCGGAAATACAAATGAACCGCGTGACAGAAATGATGCAGGGGGGGAACCCGGCTGACggggtgatgatggtggtgatggtgatgatcatcatcaccatcaccatcatcatcaccaccatcatcatgatcatggtggtgatgatgatggtgatgatcaccatcaccatcatcatcaccaccatcatcatgatcatggtggtgatgatgatgatgatgatgatgaggatccTCACCTCCCCGCGTCTCTGCTCAGTATCAGCAGGAGATCGCCGTGCTGCAGGAGAAGCTGCGGGCGTCGGTCCAGAAGCTGGAGGAGTACGAGGCCCGGCTGAAGGGCCAGGACGAGCAGGCCCAGAAGGTCCTGATGGAGTACCAGGCCCGGCTGGAGGAGTCGGAGGAGCGCCTGCGCAGACAGCAGGACGACAAGGACCTCCAGATGAAGGGCATCATCAGCAGGTGAGGCgggcggaggagaggaaagggtcaaagggtcagcTTCGGGGTTCCGGTCTCAGGGTTTTGATCCGACCCGGCTCTGTTTGCAGGTTGATGTCGGTGGAAGAGGAGCTCAAGAAGGACCACTCGGACATGCAGGCGGTGGTGGACTCCAAACAGAAGATCATCGACGCGCAGGTCGGCTTGCTCTTCCACAACAAGTGTTGAGCTCCTAGTTGCATCATCGCTCGTATGAAACATTTATGACCGTCTTCAATCATCACGCAGTTCTTATTCATTCTAAATGTTGAGAACAATTCTAAACTCAGCCGTCATGAACAAAATGTAcattacatgcatacaaaccCGCAATTAAGCGGCTCAGAGATTAACGTCAAAGATATCCGacaacaggaagaaaaacacgACGTGCGCCGGTGATTAATCTCCATCACGCCGTTAATTAATGAGGCAGACGCACGCAGCCGGTCGGGCAACACGACGTACACGAgggaataaagaaataaagaaagctCATTACGAAGACGGCTCAGCGAGAGACTTCAGACGCCACTCTGAACGTTCTCTGTGGTTCCTAATTGTAGGCGTGGCCTAATGGAGCACGGCGGTCTTATGAAACACACTTCCTTGACTTGTGAATTAAAAGCACCTCCAGCAGCGTCAAGGTCTTTTTTATAAGGAACACGCCCACCGTGACGGGTCGACTCTCcggtgtgtgtaactgtgtgtgtgtgtgtgtgtgtgtgtgtgtgtgtgtgcaggagaagCGCATCGCCTCCTTGGATGCAGCCAACGCCCGCCTGATGAGCGCCCTGACGCAGCTGAAGGAGCGCTACAGCATGCAGACCCGCAACGGCATCTCGCCCACCAACCCCACCAAGCTGCAGATCACGGAGAACGGCGAGTTCAGGAACAGCAGCAACTGTTAGACGGACGCGGcgccgcctggcccgccgcggTGGAGCGTGTACAGTGACTCGGTGGGAGGACGCTCACGGGCGTGCACGGCTGCTCACGTGCGTGCACGGCTGCTCACGTGCGTGCTCGGCTGCGCGCCCGTCGGAGAGACTGCAAGGCCGTGCGCGTGCTTTCAAAAAGCcacgtttctttcttttttggacACCGGCGCAGGAGAGAGCGGGCCAACCGGAGGAGGCGGGACTTGAGCGTGACAGACGGGTCCCCAGGAGATCACCAGATGGCCTTCGTTACGAGGAGGCGGGGCAACGCTTGTACATATGAAACTCAGAGCTGTCCGTCACACACGCGACTGGGACAAATGCCCGGGActaaccactatataaccacacacGGTCACCATAGCAACCCTCCTCACGTTATCCTTCTCCCTCTTGACGACCAGGTGGACCcacgtaaacaacaacaacaacaacaacaacaacgttgcGGCGCATTGAGGGTCTTCATGCTCGTGGTCTTGAGAGGATTactttgctttattttaaaGTCATAGTTTATAAAGAACCAAATAGGAACTGAagaaaaatagatatttttttgtCCCAAATTATCTTTATGTCCCTTTTGACTCCTTGGGTGTGTTCCcgatgagcccccccccccccccccccctcccccagtgCACTTTGTGAGAAGCTATTGGTACATGAAACGCCTTAAGTAAGGAACACACCTGGACTTTATCCCACAGCTCCCCTATTTCTgcaaaaaatcaataaaaaaaggcacaacTTATACTGTGGATTTGTAAAAGATAAACATAAACTtgtacacacataaatgtaTTATGAACACTAAAGTAAAAGAATTCTATGTGATACTTTATTAATGAACTTTAATATAGAcgtatgcatttgtttttcttctataGAGtatacacatatctatattTGATAACCTCAAATATAAAAGCAGCCCTTTATCTAGTTTTATTCTTCTCTCGCGATGAAAGACTGTCGCATGCCGCTTGGCTTCAGCGCCGGAGGAGTCGATCAGCACCGCCCCCCCAcccgaggccccgccccctcacacAGGGGCGGGGCTTCTAGCTTGCACAACTTGCACACGTCAAGTGATCCGTTCTGCTCCTGAAAGACACCCAGATTTgagtcgagtgtgtgtgtgtgtgtgtgtgatcttctAGTAGCACAAGAGTTATTGAGACGTGTCtagactcctccccctttacaCTGGACTGGTGAGCCGTTGTAGAAACGGTCTCCTTGGTTACGACATCTTCTCTCTGCTTTGTTGGTCGTGAAGTCGGCTGCTTCCAAACTGTGACTCTTCCTCC is a genomic window of Cyclopterus lumpus isolate fCycLum1 chromosome 12, fCycLum1.pri, whole genome shotgun sequence containing:
- the LOC117740275 gene encoding disabled homolog 2-interacting protein-like isoform X2; protein product: MAGVTRKGSGRPSYYYRFLGRSRLQRQRSRSRSRTRPPTSRESPPERTGRRRSMPGSSSDKNTPTMEATPTAATPFRVTGFLSRRLKGSIKRTKSQPKLDRNSSFRHILPGFRSVDNDRSHLMPRLKESRSHESLLSPSSAVEALDLSMEDEVVIKPVHSSILGQDYCFEVTTSTGSKCFSCRSSAERDKWMENLRRAVQPNKDNSRRVENLLRLWIIEAKDLPAKKKYFCELCLDDSLYARTTCKLKTDNVFWGEHFEFNNLPAVRSVAVHLYKDTDKKKKKDKNSYIGLVNIPVDAVTGRQFMEKWYAVSTPNPPKGKTSGPMIRIKARYQSMSILPMEMYKEFAEYTTNNYMLLCSVLEPGISVKNKEEMACALVHILQSTGKAKDFLTDLMMSEVDRCGENEHLIFRENTLATKAIEEYLKLVGQKYLQDALGEFIKALYESDENCEVDPSRCSSGDLHEHQSNLKMCCELAFCKIINSYCVFPRELKEVFASWRQECSNRGRPDISERLISASLFLRFLCPAVMSPSLFNLMQEYPDDRTARTLTLIAKVTQNLANFTKFGNKEEYMSFMNQFLEHEWTNMQRFLLEISNPETISNTAGFEGYIDLGRELSTLHSLLSEVVSQMDQSAASKLGPLPRILREVNTALSNPSCVTVTPGPSSENMGCSSPPPEASCSISSGLQKMVIDNDLSGLVDFTRLPSPTPENKDLFFVTRSSGIHPSPARSSSYSETNEPDLGMANGSKSLSMVDLQDPRGLEGGPGPSSSDALGEGPISGGGWSARVPQGNVPGGPTLRRPAQPPAALGTETPPGRPPQLLAPLSFQNPVYQMAACMPVSPRGMTDSGSECHSSVSSHSNNEDGPAGGKHAFLNHGGGGGGGGSSGDEYTRRSGEFNRRQLSLTETQHQPAVPRQNSAGPQRRIDQPPPQSVTRGRTPPTLLNSGPYPRPSSGNVMTASPDWPGSGARLRQQSSSSKGDSPETKQRAQHKQAPSPVNPSALDRTAAWLLNMNVQYLARERMEPESLRNREDLTQMEKYQQEIAVLQEKLRASVQKLEEYEARLKGQDEQAQKVLMEYQARLEESEERLRRQQDDKDLQMKGIISRLMSVEEELKKDHSDMQAVVDSKQKIIDAQEKRIASLDAANARLMSALTQLKERYSMQTRNGISPTNPTKLQITENGEFRNSSNC
- the LOC117740275 gene encoding disabled homolog 2-interacting protein-like isoform X5, giving the protein MPRLKESRSHESLLSPSSAVEALDLSMEDEVVIKPVHSSILGQDYCFEVTTSTGSKCFSCRSSAERDKWMENLRRAVQPNKDNSRRVENLLRLWIIEAKDLPAKKKYFCELCLDDSLYARTTCKLKTDNVFWGEHFEFNNLPAVRSVAVHLYKDTDKKKKKDKNSYIGLVNIPVDAVTGRQFMEKWYAVSTPNPPKGKTSGPMIRIKARYQSMSILPMEMYKEFAEYTTNNYMLLCSVLEPGISVKNKEEMACALVHILQSTGKAKDFLTDLMMSEVDRCGENEHLIFRENTLATKAIEEYLKLVGQKYLQDALGEFIKALYESDENCEVDPSRCSSGDLHEHQSNLKMCCELAFCKIINSYCVFPRELKEVFASWRQECSNRGRPDISERLISASLFLRFLCPAVMSPSLFNLMQEYPDDRTARTLTLIAKVTQNLANFTKFGNKEEYMSFMNQFLEHEWTNMQRFLLEISNPETISNTAGFEGYIDLGRELSTLHSLLSEVVSQMDQSAASKLGPLPRILREVNTALSNPSCVTVTPGPSSENMGCSSPPPEASCSISSGLQKMVIDNDLSGLVDFTRLPSPTPENKDLFFVTRSSGIHPSPARSSSYSETNEPDLGMANGSKSLSMVDLQDPRGLEGGPGPSSSDALGEGPISGGGWSARVPQGNVPGGPTLRRPAQPPAALGTETPPGRPPQLLAPLSFQNPVYQMAACMPVSPRGMTDSGSECHSSVSSHSNNEDGPAGGKHAFLNHGGGGGGGGSSGDEYTRRSGEFNRRQLSLTETQHQPAVPRQNSAGPQRRIDQPPPQSVTRGRTPPTLLNSGPYPRPSSGNVMTASPDWPGSGARLRQQSSSSKGDSPETKQRAQHKQAPSPVNPSALDRTAAWLLNMNVQYLARERMEPESLRNREDLTQMEKYQQEIAVLQEKLRASVQKLEEYEARLKGQDEQAQKVLMEYQARLEESEERLRRQQDDKDLQMKGIISRLMSVEEELKKDHSDMQAVVDSKQKIIDAQEKRIASLDAANARLMSALTQLKERYSMQTRNGISPTNPTKLQITENGEFRNSSNC
- the LOC117740275 gene encoding disabled homolog 2-interacting protein-like isoform X4; this encodes MFHIFSRSSHLMPRLKESRSHESLLSPSSAVEALDLSMEDEVVIKPVHSSILGQDYCFEVTTSTGSKCFSCRSSAERDKWMENLRRAVQPNKDNSRRVENLLRLWIIEAKDLPAKKKYFCELCLDDSLYARTTCKLKTDNVFWGEHFEFNNLPAVRSVAVHLYKDTDKKKKKDKNSYIGLVNIPVDAVTGRQFMEKWYAVSTPNPPKGKTSGPMIRIKARYQSMSILPMEMYKEFAEYTTNNYMLLCSVLEPGISVKNKEEMACALVHILQSTGKAKDFLTDLMMSEVDRCGENEHLIFRENTLATKAIEEYLKLVGQKYLQDALGEFIKALYESDENCEVDPSRCSSGDLHEHQSNLKMCCELAFCKIINSYCVFPRELKEVFASWRQECSNRGRPDISERLISASLFLRFLCPAVMSPSLFNLMQEYPDDRTARTLTLIAKVTQNLANFTKFGNKEEYMSFMNQFLEHEWTNMQRFLLEISNPETISNTAGFEGYIDLGRELSTLHSLLSEVVSQMDQSAASKLGPLPRILREVNTALSNPSCVTVTPGPSSENMGCSSPPPEASCSISSGLQKMVIDNDLSGLVDFTRLPSPTPENKDLFFVTRSSGIHPSPARSSSYSETNEPDLGMANGSKSLSMVDLQDPRGLEGGPGPSSSDALGEGPISGGGWSARVPQGNVPGGPTLRRPAQPPAALGTETPPGRPPQLLAPLSFQNPVYQMAACMPVSPRGMTDSGSECHSSVSSHSNNEDGPAGGKHAFLNHGGGGGGGGSSGDEYTRRSGEFNRRQLSLTETQHQPAVPRQNSAGPQRRIDQPPPQSVTRGRTPPTLLNSGPYPRPSSGNVMTASPDWPGSGARLRQQSSSSKGDSPETKQRAQHKQAPSPVNPSALDRTAAWLLNMNVQYLARERMEPESLRNREDLTQMEKYQQEIAVLQEKLRASVQKLEEYEARLKGQDEQAQKVLMEYQARLEESEERLRRQQDDKDLQMKGIISRLMSVEEELKKDHSDMQAVVDSKQKIIDAQEKRIASLDAANARLMSALTQLKERYSMQTRNGISPTNPTKLQITENGEFRNSSNC